The Mycolicibacterium monacense genome contains the following window.
GGCGGTGCGTGCGTCGATCATGCGCTCGTCCCCTCGCGGACCGGACTGGGTCGCCCGAGCAGGAAACCCGAGTAGCCCGACGCGACGACCTCGTCGCACTCGCGCCGGTACTCACCGCATCCGGCGACGTAGGGCATGAAGGTGCGCGCCTTCCCGGGAATGTTGGCGCCCAGGTACCACGAGTTCGCCTGTGGGTAGAGGGTTTCGGCGGCCAGCTCGCCGATGTGCTCCATCCACCGGTCCTGCGCGTCGCGGGTGGCCTCGATGCGGTCGTGGCCGAGTTTGCGCAGGTGCAGCAGGCAGTCGGCGATCCAGTCGACGTGCTGTTCGATCGACACCAGCATGTTGCTCAGCACCGACGGGCTTCCGGGCCCGGTGACCATGAACAGGTTCGGGAATCCGGCCGTCTGCAGGCCGAGCAGGGTCCGTGGGCCGTCGTCCCATTCGTCGCGCAGTGCCGCGCCGCCGGTGCCGCGGATGTCGATGTCGGTCAGCGCCCCGGTGATCGCATCGAAGCCGATCGCGAACACGAGCGTGTCGACGTCGAGGTGGCGTCCGCCGACGAGCCGGATCCCGGTGGCGGTGATCTGGTCGATCGGTTCTGCGCGGCTGTTGACCAGCTCGACGTTGTCGCGGTTGTAGGTCTGGAAGTAGCCGGTGTCCACACACGTGCGTTTGGTGCCGATGTGGTGTTGGGGGCAGAGGAGTTCGGCGGTCTGGGCGTCCTCGACGATGCTGCGGATCTTGTTGCGCGCGAACTCCTGAGCCATCCGGTTCGCGTCTTCGTCGGTGAAGAAATCGGTGAACGCGGCCGACAGCGCGTTGATCCCGCCGCGTTGCCAGCCCTCCTCGTAGCGCCGTTCGCGCTCCTCTGCGGTGACGTCGAAGGTGCCCTGGGTCGGCGGCGGATGCGGGACCCCGGCGTCGCTGCGCTGACAGATGCGGCGGCGGGTGGCGAAATCGGCGATGGCCGAATCGAATTCATCGGCCGCGAGCGGCCGG
Protein-coding sequences here:
- a CDS encoding flavin-containing monooxygenase yields the protein MSAQQDSPDRFDVVIVGAGFAGLYMLHRVRALGLTARIVERGEDVGGTWYWNRYPGARCDIESIDYAYSFDETLTREWRWTERYAAQPEILSYIGHVADRFDLRDDITFGTTVRRADWDDDTAQWTLVCDTGQVLRATFCVMATGCLSVAKQPEFPGLSQFRGRWYHTGRWPHDPVDFTGRRVAVIGTGSSGIQAIPRIAEAAEQLFVLQRTPNYSMPAQNRPLAADEFDSAIADFATRRRICQRSDAGVPHPPPTQGTFDVTAEERERRYEEGWQRGGINALSAAFTDFFTDEDANRMAQEFARNKIRSIVEDAQTAELLCPQHHIGTKRTCVDTGYFQTYNRDNVELVNSRAEPIDQITATGIRLVGGRHLDVDTLVFAIGFDAITGALTDIDIRGTGGAALRDEWDDGPRTLLGLQTAGFPNLFMVTGPGSPSVLSNMLVSIEQHVDWIADCLLHLRKLGHDRIEATRDAQDRWMEHIGELAAETLYPQANSWYLGANIPGKARTFMPYVAGCGEYRRECDEVVASGYSGFLLGRPSPVREGTSA